The genomic DNA CGCACGCCCGAAGCGGTCTTCCCCCTTTTGGCGCAAGCCGACCTTGCCTGGGAGCGCGTCTGGATCACGCTGACCGACGAGCGCTGGTTGCCTCCCGACCATGAGGGCAGCAACGAGGGGCTGGCTAGGCGTTTGCTGCTGCAAGGCAAAGCCGGACGCGCCCGTTTCGTGGGCTTCTGGAGCGAGGCCAGCAGCCCCGAGAGCGCCCTGCCCGGCCTGGAATATCGTTTAAGTCAAATGCCTTGGCCGCTCGACATGGTCTTTCTGGGCATGGGGACGGACGGGCATGTGGCCTCCTTGTTTCCAAACGATGGCGCTCTCGAGGTCGAAACCGGGCGGGTGACCACAGCCAGAGGACCTGCCCCCTACACAGAACGCGCCAGCCTGGTATTGCCTGAACTTGTCCGCGCCAAGAGGGTGGCCCTGCTGGCCAATGGCTTGGAAAAACAGACTGTTCTGCAACGAGGAAGCAAAGCCTTGCCGGTTCATCGATTCCTGGCCCTTTCCAACGAGTCGGTCACTGTTTTCGGTTGACGTTCATCGAACGAACACGCTATCGTTCGCGCCGTGAACAAGCTGGGAATCGCCACCTTAGACGAGCAGGAATCAGGGCCGCTGGGTCTTTCCAGCGAGGCGGAAATCACGCTTGGTCTGTTGAACGCCGTTCACGACAACAGCGAGCACACCCAGCGTTCGATTTCCAAGGACCTGGGCATCGCGCTGGGCATGGCCAACGCCTATCTGAAGCGCTGCGCCAAGAAGGGGCTGATCAAGATCGCCCAGATGCCCCCCAACCGCTACGCCTATTACCTGACGCCGCAGGGATTCGCCGAGAAAAGCCGCCTGACGGCGGAATATCTGTCGCAATCCTTCAATCTGTTCCGCGTGGCTAGGCGCCAGTACGAGGATTTGTTTCAGTTATGCGCCGAAAATGGCTGGCAGCGCGTGGCGTTGGCGGGCGTTGGCGATATTGGCGAAATTGCGCTGCTAAGCCGAGGCGGCCATTCGATCACCGTGCTTGGTTTCGTCGATGCCAAGGCGGCGGCGGACAGCTATCTGGATCTGAAAGTGGCAAGACAGCCCTTGGAGTTTGAGCCGCTCGACGCCTTGCTGCTGACGGACATGAAGGACCCCCAGGGCACCTTCGACGCCTTGCAGGCCATTTTCGATCCCAAACGCGTTTTGTTTCCCGCCTTCATGAACGTGTCGCGCCGCCCGCCGCCAATCGTCGGCGAGGAGTTGGCGTCATGATGCGCTGGTACGCCGTTCATACCCAGCCCAAGGGCGAACGACTGGCTCAGGACAATCTGACGCGCCAGGGGTTCGAGGCCTATCTGCCGCTTTACAGCAAGAAGCGCCGTCACGCCCGCAAGACCGATTTTGTCCCCGCCCCTTTGTTCCCGCGCTATCTGTTCGTCAACATGGATACCGAGGCCACGCGCTGGCGCTCGATCCGCTCGACCTACGGCGTGGTGCATCTGGTCTGTCAGGGCGAAACGCCAGTCGCTCTTCCCGAAGGCGTGGTGGAAGCCATCCGTGCCCGCCAAGACGAAGGCGGACTCGTTCAACTAAGCCTTGCCCTTCCCTTCAAGCCCGGCGAGAAGGTTGAAGTGCTGGATGGTCCCTTGAAGGAATTGACCGGCATTTTCCAATCCATCTCGGACGATCAGCGCGTCATCGTGCTGCTGGAGATGCTGGGCCGCCCGGTCAAGGTGCGCCTGCCCATAGACGCAGTCGGCTCGGCCGCCTGACGTCGCTTTTCTTGCAAGCACTCCGGTGAACCTGTTTCACCCGGAGTGCGGTAGCCTGCCTGGACCCTGACGAACTTGTATCCCCGAGACCTTGACGATCCTCTGCTAAGCCGCCTTCTGGGGCGCCGCCAATCGTTGTTCGACGGCGACGTTAGGAACAATGCGCCAGAGCTGTCGGACGCCGTCAAATCCAGCCGCATCCTGGTGGTGGGGGCGGCAGGATCGATCGGTCAAGCCTTCGTCAAGCAGTTGCTGGCTTTCGCGCCAAAAGCGCTGCATCTGGCAGACCTGAACGAGAACATGTTGGTCGAGCTGGTGCGCGACCTGCGCTCCGGCAATGCTGACTTGCCCAAGGATTTCGCCACCTTCAGCATTGATTTTTGCGGCCCCGAATTCGCGGCCATGGTCGCGGCAAACGGTCCCTTCGACGTCTTCTTGAATTTCTCGGCCCTAAAGCATGTGCGGGCCGAGCGAGATCCCTTCAGCCTGATGCGCATGATCGACGTGAATGTCCTGGCTCTGGCCGATTTTCTCGATCATCCGGCCAGCCAAACGCTTAAGCGCGCCTTCTCGGTCTCCACCGACAAATCGGTGCGCCCCGAGAATCTGATGGGAGCCACCAAGAATCTGATGGAACGCGTCTTGTTCGCGCAGTCGCATCGGCTGCTGGCCAATTCGGCGCGTTTCGCCAATGTCGCCTTTTCCGCCGGAAGCCTGCTGGAGGGTTTTGAATACCGGCTGCAAAAGAACCAGCCGATCGCCGCCCCTTCGGATGTCCGGCGCTACTTCATCAGCCATGCGGAAGCCGGACAATTATGCTTGCTGGGCGCTTTTCTTTGCCAAACGCGCGATGTGGTGTTTCCCAAGCTGAACCCGCAAGACCATCTGATGAGTTTCGAAGCCATCGCCAGGGCCTTTCTGGCCAGCCACGGTTTCGACGCCCTGGCCTGCGCCAGCGAGGAAGAAGCCAGGGCGCGTTTCAAGGATCGTCCCGCCAAGGCTTGGCCTTGCGTTTTTTCAGGCTCCGACACCACGGGCGAAAAACTGGCCGAGGAATTCCTGCGCCCGGACGACAAGCCCGATCTGTCCCGTTTCGCCCAAGCGGGCGTCGTGCAGGAAGCCGTGGCGAACACTGGCCTGCTGAACGCCTTTCGCCAAGAAATCGGCGACATCAAGAAGCGGGCAAGCTGGAGCAAGAAAGACTTGGCGCAGGCCATTCGAAGAGCCGTGCCCGATCTCGTTCATGAAGAGCGGGGCAAAAGCCTGGACCAGAAGATGTGACGCGCGTGATCCCCCTATCCATCCCCGATCTGTCCGGCAACGAAGCGCGCTATTTGCAGCAGTGCATCGAGGATGGCTTCGTCTCGACCGCAGGCGCCTTTGTGCCCCGCTTCGAAGAAATGGTCGCCCTGGCTGTCGGCTCCCGCCAGGCCGTGGCCATCGCGTCGGGCACCTCGGCCCTGCATGTCGCCCTGGTGGCGTTGGGCGTCAAGCCGGGCGATCTGGTGGTTCTGCCCAGTTACACTTTTATCGCCAGCGCCAATGCGATTTCGCATGCGGGCGCAACGCCCTGGTTGTTCGACATCGCCCCCGACAGCTGGACTTTGGACCCCAAGCTGCTGGCCGAGCGCTTGGAAAGCGAAACCAAGCGCGTGGGAACGGACATCATTCACCGCGCTTCTGGCCGTCGCGTGGCTGCCATCATGCCGGTTTACGCCCTGGGCCTGCCCGCCGACATGGACCCGCTGACGGCCTTGGCCCGTCAATATGGGCTGCCCGTGTTGGCCGATGCGGCCGCCGCCATCGGCGCCGCCTATATGGGCCGCCCCATCGGGCGGCTGGGAGCCGATCTGTCGATGCTTTCCTTCAACGGCAACAAGACCGTCACCTCGGGCGGGGGCGGTGCCATCATCGGCGACAACCTTGAGCTGACCGGGCTAGTCAAGCATTTGGCCTCGACGGCGCGCACCGGCGATGATTACACGCATGACCGCGTGGGCTATAATTACCGGATGACGAATGTCGAGGCCGCCGTGGGTTGCGCCCAAATGGAGCGTTTTGAACAATTGGTCAGCGCCAAGAAGCGCATCCGCGTCGTTTACGACAGCGAATTGTCGGCCCTGCCCGGCGTCGGCCTTTTCCCCGCTCCGGCTTGGGCGGAAAGTGCCTGCTGGTTTTCCGGCGTCACCTTAGCCCCGCCCGCCCCCTCACCCGACCAACTGCGCCGTCGGCTGCGCGAGTCCGGCATCGAAGGGCGGCCTTTCTGGAAGCCCATGCACCTGCAAGACCCGTATCGAGACGCGCCACGCACCGACATGCCGGTCGCCGACGACATTTGGAAGCGCGTCCTGACCTTGCCCTGTTCGGCGCATCTGACCCAATCCGATCAGGCCAAGGTGATTGGCGTTTTGAAGGAGGCGCTGTCATGAGCAAGCGCGTTTGCATCGTGACGGGATCGCGGGCCGATTACGGTCTGCTGACCGGATTGATGCGCGAGATCGCCGCCGATCCAGGCATGGAACTGCAGGTCGTGGCGACGGGTTCGCATCTGTCGCAAAAATTCGGCCATACCGTGGATGTCATGCGGGCCGAGGGATTCAAGGTGAATGCCGAAGTTCCCCTGGAACTGGAAGACGACAGCCGTTTCGCCATGGCCAACGCCGCAGGTCAAGCGCTGTCGGGCATGGCCGACGCCTTTCGCCAGCTTCAGCCCGAAGTGGTGGTGGTGCTTGGCGACCGCTACGAAATTTTCGCCGCCGCCTCGGCCGCCCTTCTGCTGGGAATTCCCATCGCCCACATTCACGGGGGCGAATTGACCCTGGGCGCCATCGACGACGCGCTGCGCCACGCCATAACGAAAATGGCCAGCCTGCATTTCGTGGCTGCGCATGATTACGCCAGACGCGTGGTTCAAATGGGCGAGCCTGCCGAGCGCGTTTTCGAAGTGGGAGCGCCCGGCATCGATCAAATGCGCACCGTTTCCTATGCCGACGCTGAGAGTTTGGGCAAGGAGCTGGGCTTGGCCCTGTTCAATCCGCTGCTGCTGGTCACCTATCATCCGGTCACCAGACGCAGCAGCGGCGACGAAGGGGCGGCGATGGACGAGTTGCTGACCGCCCTCGAGCGCATGTCGGACGCTAGAATCGTCATTACCGGCGTCAACGCCGATGCGGGCAACCACATCGTCTCTGAGCGCATGCAGAACTTCGCCAACCGTCATTCCGACCGCGTCAGCTTGCACAACTCTCTAGGGCAGGCCAGATATTTGGGCGTCATGCGCCTAGCTGGCGCCGTGGTCGGCAATTCGTCGAGCGGCATCATCGAAGCGCCGGCGCTTGGCATTCCCACCGTCAATATCGGCGCGCGCCAGAGCGGGCGCTTGCGCTGCTATTCGGTGATCGATTGCGAGGAAGACGCAGGCGCCATTTTCAACGCCATCAAGAAGGCGCTTGATCCGTCCTTTCGCGCTTCCATCGCCGGGCAACCCCTGCCCTATGGACATGGGGGTGCTGCCCGCATGATGAAGGACGTCCTGAAAACCTTCTCTGCCGAGCAGTTGGCGGAACCCAAACCCTTCCATGACCTGATCGGGCGGCTGTGAGCGTATTCATCATTGCCGAAGCCGGCGTCAATCACAACGGCGACATCAAAAAGGCGATGGAACTAGTCGAAGTTGCCGCGCAGGCCGGAGCCGATGCCGTCAAGTTCCAGACGTTCAAGGCAGAATCTCTGGTCGCGAAAGACGCGCCTAAGGCCTCCTACCAAGTTCGCAATACAGGCGTTGATGATGGGCAATATGCCATGCTGAAAGCGCTTGAGCTAAGTGCTGACGATCATCGGGTTCTGCTTTCCCATTGCCAGAAGTTGGGGATTGGCTTTCTGTCCTCACCCTTTGATCGGCAAAGCCTCGATTTCCTTGCCGACGATCTGGGTTTGGGCGTTATTAAGCTGGGCTCTGGCGAAATCACCAACGCTCCTTTGCTGCTGGCGGCCGGTCGCAAGGCTAGGCACGTCATTCTATCGACGGGAATGAGCACGCTGGTTGAAATTGAAGACGCTTTGGGCGTGCTGGCCTTTGCAGCGACAACGCCTAACGATGCGCAGCCCGGCGCATCCTCCTTTCGCGCGGCATACGCCTCAAAGGAAGGAAAGCTGGCGCTGTACAACAAGGTGACGCTTCTTCACTGCACGACCGATTATCCGGCAATTCCAGAAGACGCTAATCTGAAAGCGATCCCCGCCATGGCGGAACGCTTCAAGTTGCGGGTCGGTTTCTCTGATCATACGCCGGGCATTGTCATTTCACTGGGCGCTGTCGCCCTTGGCGCCACCGTCATCGAAAAGCACTTGACCCTGGACCGAACGCTTCCCGGTCCCGATCACATGGCTTCGCTGGAACCTGGCGACTTCAAGTCACTCGTCGATGGCGTTCGGTTGTTGGAGGGCGCTCTTGGCGATGGCGTCAAGCGCTGCATGGCATCTGAACAGGGCAACCGGCTTGTCGCCAGAAAAAGTCTGGCCGCCATTAAGACCATTGCGAAAGGCGATGCCTATACGAAGGACAATATCGGCGCCCTGCGCCCCGGCGACGGCATTTCGCCGATGGCATACTGGGAAATGCTTGGCACTTCGGCCGCGGCAGATTTGAACCCTGGGGATCGCATCCAATGACCGCCGATGCCCGCATCGTCATTTTGGGAGCCGGAGGACACGGCAAGGTTCTAGCCGCCGCCTTGCTTCGCAATGGAACGCCTGTTTATGGCTTCGCCGACGCCGACCCATCTCTTTCGGGCCGGAAGATTCTAGGGATTGCCGTTCTGGGCGGCGACGAAATCCTTGAAAGCGGCATGTTGCTTGTAAATGGCATTGGCAGCACCGGACGCCCCGCCAGACGGCGGGAAGTTTTCGAAAAGTACAAAGGCATGGGCTTCTCATTCCTATCCGTGATCGACCCCAGCGCCATACTAGGCCCCGAAGTCGACATCGCTGAGGGCGCACAAATTCTGGCGGGAGTCGTTATTCAACCCGGCGCCTATATCGGCCGCAACAGCATTGTAAACACCATGGCCTCGATCGATCATGACGTGACTCTGGGCGCTCATGTGCATGTAGCACCCGGCGCCGTTCTTTCGGGCGGCGTTGTCGTAGGCGACGAGGTTCATATCGGAACCGGCGCCTGCGTCAAGCAAGGCGTGCGCATTGGCTCTGGGTCTGTGATTGGGGTCGGCGCGGCGGTTATTGCTGACGTAGCGGCTGATTCGCTTCTGGCAGGCGTGCCTGCCCGCTCTCTATTAACGAGTTGACCATGGCTGACTGGACCGCAACCTTACTTCCGCAAAATGCGTCGCTGGCCGAGGCGATCAGCGTTCTCGAAGGATCGCCCTACAAAATTTGTCTGGTCACCGACGAGACGCGCAAACTGATGGGCACCATTACCGATGGCGATGTGCGCCGCGCCATTTTGCGCGGTCATGGGCTTGACTCAGCCGCCGCCAACGCCATGAAGGAGACGCCAACGACGGCGCTGGTTGGCCAGCCGCCAGAAGTTCTGCGCGATCTCATGCTGCGTCTGGATTTAAGCCAGATTCCACTTCTCGATACTCAAGGCCGGGTCGTCGGGCTGACCACCTTGAAGTCGCTGGCGCATGCGGGAGAACCGCGCGACAACTGGGTGGTGCTGATGGCGGGCGGCCTTGGCAACCGTCTTCGTCCCCTGACCGAGGACGTTCCCAAACCTCTGTTGAAGGTAGGGCGCAAACCCCTGCTGGAAACCATCCTGGAAACCTTCAGAAGCCATGAATTTCGCAACTTCTACATTTCGGTCAACTACAAGGCCGAGATGATCAAGGCGCATTTCGGCGACGGCGAAAAGTGGAAATGCAACATCCGCTATCTCGAGGAAAGCGACCGGCTGGGCACCGCTGGCGCGCTGGGACTTATTCCAGAGATCCCGGATCAGCCGCTTTTGATCATGAATGGCGACGTGCTGACCAATGTCGATTTCTCGAGCCTGCTGGAATTTCACAACGAGCAAAGCGCCAAGGCGACCATGTGCGTGCGCGAGTTCGACTTCCAAGTGCCCTATGGCGTGGTCAATATCGACGAGCACCGGATCACCAGCGTGGTCGAGAAGCCCGTTCACAGCTTTTTCGTCAATGCCGGCATCTATGTCATCGAACCCGAGCTTCTGACCTTGGTGCCGAATCAGGCCAGCTTCGACATGCCGGAGCTTTTTGCCAAGGCGCTGGACCTAAAGATGACGACGGCGGCCTTTCCGATCCGCGAATACTGGACGGATATCGGACGGATTGACGATTTTCACCGCGCCAATGGCGATTACGACAGCATCTTCCTGTAAGAGAGACTCCATGACCCTTTTTCCCCGCATCAAGGCCGTCGATCTCGCCCCTTTCAAGATGGAAGGTCCCAACCTGCCGACCCGCTACGGCTTGCCCAGCGAGGTCAAATTTTGCAAACACTGCGTCATTTCCAACCAGCGCCCCAACTCGGCGCCGGAATTCGCCCATACGCAAGACAGCCAGAAGTCGACCATCAACTTCGACGCTGAGGGCGTGTGTGACGCCTGTCGCGCCGCCGAGCAAAAGGCGAAGATCGATTGGCTGGGGCGCGAGCAGGAGCTGCGCGATCTTTGTGACCGCTATCGCAAGCATGACGGCTCGTATGATTGCATCGTTCCCGGCTCGGGCGGCAAGGACAGTTTCTACGCGGCTCATGTGCTGAAGTATAAGTACGGCATGCATCCGCTGACTGTTACCTGGGCGCCCCACATCTATACAGACTGGGGCTGGCGCAACATGCAAAATTGGATTCATTCCGGTTTCGACAATATGCTGTCCACGCCAAATGGTCGGGTTCACAAGCTGCTGACCCGTCTGGCCGTCGAGGTCCTGTTCCATCCATTTCAGCCCTTCATTCTGGGGCAAAAGCAGATCGCCCCCAAGATGAGCGCGCTTTACGGCATTCCGCTGGTTTTCTACGGCGAGAACGAAGCAGAATACGGCAATCCGGTTTCCGACAACACGCAAGCCACGCGCGATTGGAGCTACTTTACCGCTGCCGACCCGGACAAAATCTATCTAAGCGGCGTTTCCGTCGCTGATTTGAAGAAGAGCTTCGGCATCGACGCCAACGACTTGTCCCCCTATATGCCTGCCGATCCAGAGGCCCTGAAGCGCACGAAGACAGAGGTGCATTATCTGGGCTATTACCTGAAATGGCATCCACAAAGCTGCTATTACTATTCGGTTGAACATGGCAATTTCGAAGCCAGCCCGGAACGCACGCCCGGCACCTATTCGAAATACAACTCCATCGACGACCGTGTAGACGACCTGCACTATTTCACCACGCATGTGAAGTTCGGCATTGGGCGCGCCACCTACGACGCCTCGCAGGAAATCCGCTCGGGCGACATTACCCGGGACGAAGGCGTGGCTTTGGTCAGGCGATATGACGGGGAGTTTCCCGAACGTTTCATCGACCAACTGATGGACTATCTGAGTTTGCCCGCCGAACAGTTTCCCGAGGCATCCAGTATGTTCGAACAGCCCGTCATGGACCGCGACTATTTTCTGCACCTAGCCGACCGCTTCCGCTCGCCGCATTTGTGGGCGAACGAAAATGGCGCTTGGCGACTGCGTCACAAGGTCTAGCGTTACATGCGTTCCAGCCTGGATCGCGACTCGTTGGCCGCCTATACCGGACGACAGCTTGCGTACTTCTTTCCCGATGATGCCCCGCCTCCTTCGGATTGGTCCATGTTGGTGGGCAAAGCGCTCGAGCGCGTAGAGACTTGCTTTCGAAACATCCGCCAGCGCTACTATCGAGACGAAGACGGGCAGGCGCTGTTCAGTCACCTGAACACGGATCAATACGCCGCCTACCTTTATCTGCTTGGCAACACCATCTTTCGTGAATCGGGCGATGCGGCCTTGCCCGCCAAATTGTATGGACTGAACAAGGCGTTGCATGGCCTGGACATATTCTATGAAGTTGAGTTGCCCGAAATCTTCGCCTTCGTCCACCCCGTGGGCACGGTCGTCGGACGCGCCGTCTACGGCAACTTTTTCTGCATCTACCAAAATTGCACGGTCGGCGGCGATCTTGAGGGAAACCATCCTACGTTGGGCGAAGGCGTTGTGATGTTCGGCGGTTCGCGCATTATCGGCAAGGCAGACGTCGGCTCTAACTGCCTATTGTCGGCAGGGAGCATCGTTTTGGCTGAGCATATCCCCGACAACAGCGTTCTATTCGGCATTTCGCCGCATCTGGTGAGGAAGCAGACGACGCGCAGCGTCAAGGCCGACATGTTCGGCGCCTAGCGATGCAAGTCCCAGATCAAATTTTAAGTGTCCTGAGCCAGGACGCCTTTCCCCAAGACCCTTGCGACCGCCTCGTCCTGGCCTCGTCGAGCGAAGAGTTGACGGACCTTGATCCCCGCCAGCCAGGGCTGGTTGTTTTCATCACGGATTGGCTGGGTTGGTTGACATGGCGGCAAAATGGCGGCCAAGCCGTTCATTACGAGAGTTATCTGTCCGAATGGCCGCAGGAGCTAGGTCCGCAGGAAAGTTTCCAACAGCGCGCCGTGACCTGGATGTATGACGACGGCACGGACGCGACGCTGTTCGAGGGCGTCTCGCTGGGCAAGCAATTCAACTGGGAAGTGACCGGCGTTCGCTTGGCGGCTGGGCGAATACTGTTTTCATTGTCGCAGGCGATTCAGCGAATGCAACCTCGCGAGATTGAGTATCGGGGCTTGAGGGCAGAATACGCATTCCTTGACGATTCCACACTTTTCGATCTGGCGAGCGCGGCGGCTGAACGCAAGAGCATGGCCTTGACTGATCGCAGAAGCCAAACAAGCGCTTTGCGCCGTCTTGATCCAGAACTGCCTTTCAATGGCGAGTTTTCGCCGCCGTCCCTGTCGCGTCGATTGACGCTACGCATGACGGAGCTGGTCACTGACGCCTTCTCTCGCCTATTTGGTCTCTTGCGCGGCCCAGCGCCGCGAATTTTCATTTTGCACAATTTGCTGGTCGTCAAGAGCCTGATTGAGCATCTGCCTGTCGGCCAGGCGATCCCGGTTCTTGTCGCCAGAATTCATCCCAAGCGCCCTTCCTTTTTGATCGACGCTTGGCGCAAGGGCGTGCGGTTGGTGGCGCTTCCCTCGTTGTCGTTGGGTCCTCAGGCCAGACAGAGGCTAGAGGAAATTCGCGGATGGATTGCCAAAGTCGCTGAGCGCGCAAATGCTTCGCCAGAGGATCGGGCCGTCAACGACTACCTGCGCCGTCATCTGATTTCCACTTCGACTCTTGAGGCCAAGGCCCATGAGGTCCTGCAGTTCAAGCGCCTGTTCGAAGCCGAACGGCCTTCGCGCATTCTGGTCGGCGACAGCGAGAACCATATGGTACGCATGGCCTGTGAGGTGGCGCAGGGGCTTGGCATCGGCGTTGACGAACTGCCCAACGGCATGTTCCTGACCGCCCAGCGCATGGACAGTCGTTCGGGCGATGGCGTGCGCGGCCCGGTGATCGATCGCTTTCTTGCCTGGGGCGAGGCCAATTTGCGCTGGGCCAAGCGTTCGAAGGTTGGCGTTGCAACGCTGCCCACAGGATATCCGGTGGCGGACAGTTTGCTGAATTGTCCAGCACCTGCTGCAACAGGATCGGGGCGCGCTCTTATTTTGCCGCTGCATGTGGACAAGACGGATCTGTGCGGACTGTACAGCGAAGTGTTCGTCAATCTTGTTCGCGCCGTTCAAGCAGCGAGGGACGCAGGCTATGGCGACATCCGCATCAAGGTGCATCCCGGCTTCATCAATCTCGACTATTACCAAGAAGTTGCGAAGCGCTTTGGCCTTGACGCGCTTGTCTTCAAGGATGGCTCATTGCTGCCTCACATCGAATGGGCGGATATCGTGATCGGACCCGTCAATTCCGGCGCCATGATCGAGGCGGCTGCTCTTGGCAGACCCTATCTTTCCGTGCTGAACCCACCCACCGCCATCGATCCCGATTTGACCCTGCCCGCCAGACCCATTCTACCAAGCCAGATTGCCGATTCCTTAAGAAGCAGAAGCTATTGCAATCCTAAAAGCATTTTATCAGACATTGCTGGTTGCCAAGAAGACAGACCGAGCGGACACCGTGTTTGGCAGGCCGTGCTGAAGGGGAACGGAAAGAAGACCACATCCCTCTCACCACACTGTGAGGCCGCCTGAAC from Alphaproteobacteria bacterium includes the following:
- a CDS encoding serine acetyltransferase, translated to MRSSLDRDSLAAYTGRQLAYFFPDDAPPPSDWSMLVGKALERVETCFRNIRQRYYRDEDGQALFSHLNTDQYAAYLYLLGNTIFRESGDAALPAKLYGLNKALHGLDIFYEVELPEIFAFVHPVGTVVGRAVYGNFFCIYQNCTVGGDLEGNHPTLGEGVVMFGGSRIIGKADVGSNCLLSAGSIVLAEHIPDNSVLFGISPHLVRKQTTRSVKADMFGA